A portion of the Lysinibacillus timonensis genome contains these proteins:
- the crcB gene encoding fluoride efflux transporter CrcB, whose amino-acid sequence MEWLMVALGGGIGASLRYLVANIIQKVNYPTFWATAIVNLIGSFLLGLSVHHLADQSILALFVTVGILGAFTTFSTFAFDIVKLFQESKDIKKLVVFSFINLVGGLLFFTLGFVL is encoded by the coding sequence GTGGAATGGTTAATGGTAGCTCTAGGAGGAGGAATTGGTGCATCTCTAAGGTATTTAGTTGCGAATATAATACAAAAAGTGAATTACCCAACCTTTTGGGCAACAGCTATTGTAAATTTAATTGGATCTTTTTTGCTCGGTTTATCTGTACATCATCTTGCAGATCAATCCATATTAGCTTTGTTTGTAACTGTTGGAATTTTAGGTGCCTTTACAACGTTTTCAACTTTTGCATTTGATATTGTTAAATTATTTCAAGAAAGTAAAGATATAAAGAAGCTTGTGGTATTTAGTTTTATTAATTTAGTTGGTGGATTATTATTCTTTACATTAGGATTTGTACTTTAG
- a CDS encoding DUF1648 domain-containing protein: protein MVIFKEDEVILVKDSYRPILNLPKTTLERVLDIIGGGVFLLSIIYAIVNWGSIPDQIPGHFNGAGEVDRWGSKYELIILPIIGMFLFVFMTLFEKAPHMHNYPERLNEDNVEQFYLNSRKMLNIIKNICLITFAVLLVQIIRVAKGEIHTLGNWFLPLLIVAVVIPIVIGLYKSSKIK from the coding sequence ATGGTAATTTTTAAGGAAGATGAGGTGATTTTAGTGAAGGATTCATATCGGCCCATTTTGAATTTACCAAAAACGACACTTGAAAGAGTATTAGATATAATAGGTGGAGGTGTCTTTTTATTATCTATTATTTATGCGATTGTAAATTGGGGAAGCATTCCAGACCAAATTCCCGGTCATTTTAATGGGGCAGGGGAGGTTGACCGATGGGGTTCAAAGTATGAACTCATTATTTTACCAATCATTGGAATGTTTCTGTTTGTATTCATGACATTATTTGAAAAGGCGCCCCATATGCACAATTACCCAGAACGCCTAAATGAAGATAATGTAGAACAATTCTATTTAAATAGTAGGAAAATGTTAAATATAATAAAAAATATATGTCTTATTACTTTTGCTGTTTTACTCGTCCAAATTATACGTGTTGCCAAAGGTGAAATTCATACATTAGGAAATTGGTTTTTACCATTATTAATAGTAGCTGTAGTAATCCCCATTGTAATTGGTTTATATAAAAGTAGTAAAATTAAGTAA
- a CDS encoding CrcB family protein has translation MINWIQVLLGGMTGAVLRFIVQSLFTTTFMLWFVNILGSFLLGSFTGFYERRKFETLKLYFTTGLLGAFTTFSTFSEQWFSILRDDVFIGLIFGIVMTVTCVLAAMIGYRLFRGDFRWNG, from the coding sequence TTGATTAATTGGATTCAAGTGTTATTGGGTGGTATGACGGGTGCTGTATTACGATTCATTGTACAATCACTATTTACCACAACTTTTATGCTTTGGTTTGTGAATATATTAGGTAGTTTTTTATTAGGAAGTTTCACTGGTTTTTATGAACGAAGAAAATTTGAAACTTTAAAATTATACTTTACCACAGGGTTACTTGGTGCATTTACAACATTCTCCACATTCTCGGAGCAGTGGTTTTCCATTTTAAGAGATGATGTGTTTATAGGACTTATTTTTGGAATAGTCATGACTGTAACCTGTGTTTTAGCTGCAATGATTGGTTATCGATTATTTAGAGGTGATTTCCGGTGGAATGGTTAA
- a CDS encoding M20/M25/M40 family metallo-hydrolase: protein MNSRLVNEFLELVQIDSETKHEEKISPIIIKKLEDMGFEVYQDDAYLRNGHAVGNIIATLHGTLDIDPIYFTVHMDTVVPGKGIKPKIREDGYIYSDGTTILGADDKAGIAALFEMAKRLKEQDMEHGTIQFIITAGEEDGLAGARELDRSKIVAKYGFAVDSDGEVGGIVTGAPYQAKINVKVIGKTAHAGVAPEKGISAITLASKAISKMKLGRIDEETTANIGRFEGGQATNIVCDEVNILAEARSIVKEKLDAQTQHIKETFERIAMENGGRAEVEIQLMYPGFSVTEDDQVVQIALQAVRNIGREPLLGVSGGGSDANIISSFGIPTVNLSVGYEDIHTTKERMPIQELEKLADLLVEVVKCSTNINQS, encoded by the coding sequence AAACACGAAGAGAAAATTTCACCAATTATTATAAAAAAGTTAGAAGACATGGGTTTTGAAGTATATCAGGATGATGCATATCTTAGAAATGGACATGCAGTAGGCAATATTATTGCAACTTTACATGGAACATTAGATATTGACCCAATTTACTTTACTGTCCATATGGATACAGTTGTACCAGGGAAGGGAATTAAACCTAAGATTCGTGAAGATGGTTATATTTACTCTGATGGTACTACAATATTAGGTGCTGATGATAAGGCTGGAATTGCTGCATTATTTGAAATGGCTAAAAGATTAAAGGAACAAGACATGGAACATGGTACCATTCAATTCATCATTACTGCAGGTGAAGAAGATGGTCTTGCAGGAGCTAGAGAATTAGATCGTAGTAAAATTGTAGCGAAATATGGGTTTGCGGTTGATAGCGATGGTGAAGTCGGTGGAATTGTTACGGGTGCTCCTTATCAAGCAAAAATTAATGTAAAAGTAATTGGTAAAACAGCACATGCAGGAGTAGCCCCCGAAAAAGGGATCTCAGCAATTACATTAGCTTCAAAGGCGATTTCAAAAATGAAATTAGGTCGTATCGATGAAGAAACAACTGCTAATATTGGTCGCTTTGAAGGTGGCCAGGCAACAAATATTGTTTGCGACGAAGTAAATATTTTGGCGGAGGCTCGTTCTATTGTAAAAGAAAAGTTAGATGCTCAAACTCAACATATTAAGGAAACGTTTGAGCGTATCGCAATGGAGAATGGCGGACGTGCCGAAGTTGAAATTCAATTAATGTATCCTGGTTTTTCGGTCACAGAAGATGATCAAGTCGTACAAATTGCTTTGCAAGCAGTGCGAAATATTGGAAGAGAACCATTGTTAGGCGTTTCTGGTGGTGGAAGTGATGCAAATATTATCTCAAGTTTTGGTATCCCTACAGTCAATTTATCTGTCGGATATGAAGATATACACACTACAAAAGAACGAATGCCTATTCAAGAACTTGAAAAATTAGCCGATTTATTAGTTGAAGTAGTAAAATGCTCCACTAACATAAATCAATCATAG
- a CDS encoding chemotaxis protein CheW, protein MAFDKVVIFRSRTEEYAVPVEEVVSIEKLERITPVPHLPNYLLGFTQVRGELVPVIDFGTILYNTPSSGDLTRMIVLHTDVVNYGLVVDEAKEIINLTESDLTQMGLVNYSKTKYFSSIANLENRMITCVDPKILVNSLEGVKEIMEYLHSMQQEDEINS, encoded by the coding sequence ATGGCTTTTGATAAAGTAGTAATATTCCGTAGTCGAACGGAAGAATATGCAGTACCTGTTGAAGAAGTAGTATCCATTGAAAAATTAGAACGTATTACACCAGTTCCACATCTTCCTAATTATTTACTCGGTTTTACACAAGTAAGAGGGGAGTTAGTTCCAGTAATAGATTTTGGAACTATACTTTATAATACCCCTAGTAGTGGGGACCTAACTAGAATGATCGTGCTTCATACGGATGTTGTCAATTACGGTTTAGTTGTGGATGAAGCAAAAGAAATAATTAATCTAACAGAATCTGATCTAACTCAGATGGGATTAGTTAACTATTCAAAAACGAAATATTTTTCTTCAATCGCTAATTTAGAGAATCGTATGATCACTTGTGTTGACCCGAAAATATTAGTGAATTCGCTTGAAGGTGTCAAAGAGATAATGGAATACTTACACAGCATGCAACAAGAAGATGAAATTAACTCATAA
- a CDS encoding methylated-DNA--[protein]-cysteine S-methyltransferase — MNNTMTIYYSLFNYKEWTMYIAATEKGLCYVGSQGEPLEELEKWIKKHNPHAMLVENEEKLIPSIDELKEYFDGKRKDFSSSFDLLGTPFQVNVWNTLFQIPFGKTKCYSDIANEINNPKAVRAVGTAIGSNPIAIIIPCHRVLGKNGTLTGYSGGLPVKERLLQLEGIPYKQ; from the coding sequence ATGAATAATACTATGACAATCTATTATTCACTCTTTAACTATAAGGAATGGACAATGTACATAGCTGCTACAGAAAAAGGATTATGTTATGTAGGATCACAAGGAGAACCATTGGAAGAACTAGAAAAATGGATTAAAAAGCACAATCCACATGCGATGTTAGTAGAAAATGAGGAAAAATTAATTCCTTCAATAGATGAATTAAAAGAATATTTCGACGGTAAAAGGAAAGATTTCAGTTCATCATTTGATTTACTAGGTACTCCATTTCAAGTCAATGTTTGGAACACATTATTCCAAATCCCATTTGGCAAAACGAAATGTTATTCAGACATCGCCAATGAAATTAACAATCCAAAAGCTGTTCGAGCTGTAGGAACAGCAATTGGTTCAAACCCCATTGCGATTATCATACCTTGCCATCGCGTATTAGGTAAAAATGGGACTTTAACAGGCTATAGTGGTGGATTACCAGTAAAAGAGAGACTTCTACAGTTGGAGGGGATTCCGTATAAGCAATAG
- a CDS encoding FUSC family protein has protein sequence MQERMKQSSIFIEAIKVNKKPFPVVKAFLAGLCAGIPILLFGLLFQNFQYGLIAGLGGFAYLYVFPIPYAQLAKKLTWVVLGLTSSVFLGTLLAPHPIITAIIMGVIGATAIFLFGVFRLIGPSAIFFVLVFAMTTGMPIAPEEAFIRAGLTFLGGLISFLVAMSGWFFNPYGPEKSVVKRSYITLANYLDSIGSEKENEYQHIVMSTLKEAGQTLRSGYIPWSNNSNYNYLYVLNDYANKIFLFVVEHFKDSHEKIPNNFGDCLRIIANLIESKNREDDASILLPHPEKMDEKSALLYLEINEAKDSLTVSSTSLNKLIWVSAVSPATVIFGSFDKNSIVFINALRFGFFTFLAAIIAYEFELIRSFWVPLSCVAVMSGATAVATFHRAIQRSLGTIFGILIAGVILTLHPTGYMLAFFVFLLTFITELFIVKNYGLAALFFTPNALIMAESGNSGQFSFSFFASARLIDVTIGIMIGLIGVWVVGRKSASSRLSHHFAKTIRSQAQVIYVLFSKKEIHHNYGKNIEFNKMETNLTNLRMLYDTASGEIPKDKSALEYFWPMIYTIEELGFLLDKCARLNKRPVLEDEDLAQLLLVFETMANAVEHKTCTSIKPIPDIPGHRRIQEIIEELQKSSAMPLIVNQNS, from the coding sequence ATGCAAGAAAGAATGAAACAATCATCAATCTTTATAGAAGCAATAAAAGTAAATAAGAAACCCTTTCCAGTAGTAAAAGCCTTTCTAGCAGGGTTATGTGCCGGGATTCCGATTTTACTGTTCGGATTATTATTTCAAAACTTTCAATATGGATTAATTGCAGGGCTGGGAGGTTTTGCATACTTATATGTTTTTCCAATTCCTTATGCACAATTAGCAAAAAAGTTAACATGGGTTGTACTTGGTCTCACCTCTAGTGTTTTTTTGGGAACACTTTTAGCTCCCCATCCAATTATTACAGCAATCATAATGGGGGTCATTGGAGCAACAGCGATTTTTTTATTTGGGGTATTTCGATTAATTGGCCCATCCGCTATATTTTTTGTTTTAGTGTTTGCAATGACGACAGGCATGCCCATCGCTCCGGAAGAAGCATTTATTAGAGCAGGTTTAACCTTCCTAGGAGGCTTAATTTCTTTTTTGGTTGCTATGAGTGGTTGGTTTTTCAATCCATATGGTCCTGAAAAAAGTGTGGTGAAACGTTCCTACATTACTTTAGCAAATTATTTAGATTCAATTGGAAGCGAAAAAGAAAACGAATACCAACACATTGTGATGTCGACATTGAAGGAAGCTGGTCAAACATTAAGGTCAGGATATATCCCTTGGAGTAATAATTCTAATTACAACTACTTATATGTATTAAATGATTATGCAAATAAAATCTTCTTATTTGTTGTTGAACATTTTAAAGACTCTCATGAGAAAATACCAAACAATTTTGGAGATTGTTTGCGAATCATCGCCAATCTAATTGAATCTAAAAATAGAGAAGATGATGCTTCAATATTATTACCCCACCCGGAAAAAATGGATGAGAAAAGCGCTTTACTTTATTTGGAAATAAATGAGGCGAAAGATAGCTTAACTGTATCTAGCACTAGTTTGAATAAACTTATATGGGTTTCTGCAGTATCACCAGCAACAGTAATTTTTGGTTCATTTGATAAAAATTCTATCGTTTTCATTAACGCACTTAGATTTGGTTTTTTTACATTTTTAGCCGCAATAATCGCCTATGAATTCGAGCTAATCCGTTCATTTTGGGTACCGCTATCTTGTGTCGCAGTGATGTCTGGTGCAACAGCGGTTGCAACATTTCATAGAGCCATACAACGTAGTCTTGGAACAATCTTCGGTATTCTAATTGCAGGCGTCATTCTTACCTTACATCCTACGGGTTATATGTTGGCATTTTTTGTTTTTTTATTAACATTCATTACGGAGTTATTTATAGTAAAAAATTATGGCTTAGCTGCACTGTTTTTTACACCGAATGCTTTAATTATGGCTGAAAGTGGCAATTCAGGCCAATTTTCATTTTCATTTTTTGCATCTGCCCGTTTAATAGATGTCACAATCGGTATCATGATTGGTTTAATTGGTGTTTGGGTAGTAGGTCGTAAATCGGCGTCAAGTAGGTTATCGCATCATTTTGCTAAAACGATTCGAAGTCAAGCACAAGTAATATATGTATTATTTTCAAAAAAAGAAATCCACCATAACTATGGGAAAAATATTGAGTTTAATAAGATGGAAACGAATTTGACGAACTTAAGAATGCTATACGATACCGCATCAGGAGAAATCCCTAAAGATAAGTCAGCACTTGAGTATTTTTGGCCAATGATTTATACGATAGAGGAATTAGGCTTTTTACTAGATAAATGCGCTAGATTGAATAAAAGACCAGTGCTTGAAGACGAGGATTTAGCACAATTGTTACTAGTTTTTGAGACAATGGCTAATGCAGTAGAGCATAAAACCTGTACTTCGATAAAACCAATC